From a region of the Gavia stellata isolate bGavSte3 chromosome 32, bGavSte3.hap2, whole genome shotgun sequence genome:
- the POLRMT gene encoding DNA-directed RNA polymerase, mitochondrial, which produces MSLLRLRAALLGPARLQGAGIPWSVLRNYSSASAKEKARRNATCERTELLEVLKARVKQLQASNVPEVTVNKVELAPLVNDKYQDPLREVVAPGPKEEQPAPKGRDESLARPSSWVEKLKKEMHVRQLKVERKLSIAASQLALEEQAKVKPKGKVKAKAKAKKSLKSPKSLKSPKSLKSPKSPKAKVAAAWSQSHAGPHGVYAHGKPRVAAVKEGAKVQRPEKVDKDSSQDKILQQTIQSNLECFLFLQQPEEAERFLLLYHSSPAKRRLLNVNAYNIVMRNWARKGQLQRINRLFSMLESVGLWPSLDSYAAALECMGRNQSSAKAIRRCVQQLKNDGFHVDELFQKCLFEEDEKEKVLRAIRIVQPNYQLPPPPNPQTCKSSLLWDFYSKKKMVSYPKLDFSVQELQECFQQQLEMELDNTITIESVESTKPLTPQAIKARELLATLRSQWHDSILQALQKSKQSMSKLKMVSGYNILYPYLCLLPDEEYVGIMLQILNTLSPQGESLAVLARELGSKVYNRYITQRKLRSRQLEKVQEVYEDYIHLLAKDSQPNKYLPREYWEKLVAEAGFGPSLNLKDCSWPYMLLMRLGMHMLELMVQSVKVPRNILNPRLEPRLIPILYHIYSFRSSWQVGLIKPHPIFSQIMSDAAETLLTFNSSAIPMLCPPVPWTSPHFGAFVLNDTKLMRFVDGAIQHQLLLEQCPPVNLHPVLDALNQLGNCAWKINQPVLDIIISIFNDKGNEKLDIPPPISEAPRPSAAPSNSSTWNKSQKHELLLCKKKTAEMHSLRMDALYKLSIANYLRDKVFWFPHNMDFRGRTYPCPPYFNHLGNDVTRAILLFAEGRPLGPKGLDWLKIHLINLTGLKKKNALEERLEYANEIMEEILDSADHPLTGRKWWMNTDEPWQALACCMEIAKASRSPDPAAYISHFPVHQDGSCNGLQHYAALGRDLIGAISVNLMPCNVPQDVYSAVAQQVEEFRKKDAEQGVKIAQVLQGFISRKVVKQTVMTVVYGVTRYGGRLQMEKRLKEIDEFPEEYLWEASHYLVKQVFNGIKEMFSATRDIQNWLTESAKLIAQSGRTVEWVTPLGLPIVQPYYRSRPTVLNCGMQNLSVKSSNSNQKPDTVKQKNAFPPNFIHSLDSTHMMLTALHCFRQGLTFVSVHDCYWTHALTVDIMNQICRQQFVALHSEKILQDLSKFMLEKYCSPGRETRALWQKKLMEQLSNVPKTGEFNLKKVMDSTYFFS; this is translated from the exons ATGTCGCTGCTGCGGCTGCGGGCGGCGCTGCTGGGCCCGGCCCGCCTGCAGGGCGCCG GGATCCCATGGAGTGTTCTCAGGAACTACTCCTCCGCCAGCGCCAAGGAGAAGGCGAGGAGAAATGCCACCTGCGAGAGGACGGAGTTGCTGGAAG TGCTGAAAGCTCGAGTGAAGCAGCTCCAAGCCAGTAATGTCCCTGAGGTGACAGTCAACAAAGTGGAGCTGGCCCCGCTGGTGAATGACAAGTACCAGGACCCGCTGCGTGAAGTGGTGGCTCCTGGCCCCAAGGAGGAGCAACCCGCTCCCAAGGGAAGGGATGAGAGCCTGGCACGGCCCAGCAGCTGGGTCGAGAAGTTGAAGAAGGAGATGCACGTCCGGCAGCTGAAGGTGGAGCGGAAGTTATCCATTGCTGCCTCCCAGCTGGCTCTGGAGGAGCAGGCCAAGGTCAAACCAAAAGGCAAGGTAAAGGCCAAAGCTAAAGCTAAGAAGAGCCTGAAGAGCCCGAAGAGCCTGAAGAGCCCTAAGAGCCTGAAGAGCCCGAAGAGCCCAAAGGCTAAAgtggctgctgcctggagcCAGAGCCACGCTGGCCCCCACGGTGTCTACGCCCATGGCAAGCCCAGGGTGGCAGCAGTGAAGGAGGGTGCAAAGGTGCAGAGACCTGAGAAGGTGGACAAGGACAGCAGCCAGGACAAGATTCTGCAGCAGACCATCCAGTCCAACCTTGAATGCTTCCTCTTCTTGCAACAGccagaggaggctgagaggtTCCTTCTCTTGTACCACAGCTCCCCTGCGAAGAGAAGGCTTTTGAATGTCAATGCATACAACATCGTGATGCGTAATTGGGCGAGAAAG GGCCAGTTGCAGCGCATCAACCGGCTGTTTTCCATGCTGGAGTCCGTTGGCCTCTGGCCCAGCCTGGACTCCTACGCGGCAGCGTTGGAGTGCATGGGCCGGAACCAGTCGTCCGCTAAAGCCATCCGGAG ATGTGTGCAGCAGCTGAAGAATGATGGTTTCCACGTGGATGAGCTCTTCCAAAAGTGCCTTtttgaggaagatgagaaagagAAGGTGCTGAGGGCCATCAGGATTGTCCAGCCCAACTACCAACTGCCTCCTCCACCTAACCCCCAGACCTGCAAGTCTTCTCTGCTCTGGGACTTCTACTCCAAA AAGAAGATGGTGTCATACCCCAAGCTGGATTTCTCTGTGCAGGAGTTGCAGGagtgcttccagcagcagctggagatggaGCTGGACAACACCATAACCATCGAGTCAGTGGAGTCAACCAAACCTCTGACCCCGCAAGCCATTAAAGCG CGCGAACTGCTGGCCACCCTTCGTTCCCAGTGGCATGACTCCATCCTCCAGGCCCTGCAGAAGTCGAAGCAGAGCATGTCCAAGCTCAAGATGGTGTCAGGGTACAACATTCTCTACCCCTATCTGTGTCTGCTGCCAGATGAGGAGTACGTGGGCATCATGCTGCAG ATCCTCAACACCCTCTCTCCACAAGGAGAATCCCTGGCTGTCTTGGCCAGGGAGCTGGGCTCCAAAGTCTACAACAGATACATCACCCAGAGGAAGCTGCGCAGCCGCCAGCTGGAGAAGGTGCAGGAGGTCTATGAGGACTACATCCACCTGCTAGCAAAGGACAGCCAG CCTAACAAGTACTTGCCACGGGAATATTGGGAGAAGCTGGTGGCAGAAGCAGGCTTTGGGCCTTCTCTGAACTTGAAGGACTGCAGCTGGCCGTACATGCTCCTCATGCGCCTGGGCATGCACATGCTGGAACTCATGGTGCAGTCTGTGAAGGTGCCCAGGAACATCCTCAATCCCCGCCTGGAGCCCAGGCTTATCCCCATCCTCTACCACATCTACTCCTTCCGCAGCAGCTGGCAG GTTGGGCTGATAAAGCCCCATCCCATCTTCTCCCAGATAATGTCAGATGCTGCAGAGACCTTGCTGACCTTTAATTCCTCCGCCATACCGATGCTGTGCCCCCCTGTGCCCTGGACCTCTCCACACTTTGGTGCCTTCGTCCTGAATGACACCAAGTTGATGCGCTTTGTGGATGGGGCCATCCAGCACCAGCTGCTCCTGGAGCAGTGTCCTCCGGTGAACCTCCACCCTGTGCTGGATGCCCTGAACCAGCTGGGCAACTGTGCCTGGAAGATTAACCAGCCAGTGCTGGATATCATCATCTCCATCTTCAATGACAAAGGCAATGAGAAGCTGGACATCCCACCACCCATCTCTGAGGCCCCAAGGccttctgcagctcccagcaaTTCCTCTACCTGGAACAAGTCCCAGAAGCACGAGTTGTTGCTGTGCAAGAAGAAGACAGCTGAAATGCACAGCTTGCGCATGGATGCACTCTATAAGCTCTCCATCGCCAACTACCTCAGGGACAAGGTGTTCTGGTTTCCTCACAACATGGACTTCCGAGGCAGGACTTACCCTTGCCCACCTTATTTCAACCACCTCGGTAACGATGTCACCCGGGCCATCCTGCTTTTCGCAGAGGGAAGGCCACTGGGGCCCAAGGGCCTTGACTGGCTGAAGATCCACCTCATTAACCTCACGGGGCTGAAGAAGAAGAACGCCTTGGAGGAGCGGCTGGAGTACGCCAATGAAATCATGGAGGAGATCCTGGACTCAGCCGACCACCCACTCACG GGCAGAAAGTGGTGGATGAACACCGACGAGCCCTGGCAAGCCTTGGCGTGCTGTATGGAAATCGCCAAAGCCTCAAGGTCCCCGGATCCAGCAGCCTACATCTCTCACTTCCCGGTTCACCAG GACGGTTCTTGCAATGGTCTGCAGCACTATGCAGCTCTTGGCCGGGACCTTATTGGTGCCATCTCCGTCAATCTGATGCCCTGCAATGTCCCTCAGGATGTATACAGTGCGGTGGCCCAGCAG GTAGAGGAGTTTCGGAAGAAGGATGCTGAACAGGGGGTGAAGATTGCCCAGGTGCTGCAAGGCTTCATCAGCCGCAAGGTGGTGAAGCAGACGGTGATGACGGTGGTGTACGGTGTCACACGCTATGGCGGGCGGCTGCAGATGGAGAAGCGTCTCAAGGAGATTGACGAGTTCCCTGAG GAATACTTGTGGGAAGCATCTCACTACCTCGTAAAGCAAGTGTTCAATGGCATCAAGGAGATGTTCTCAGCAACTCGAGATATCCAG AACTGGCTGACGGAGAGTGCCAAGCTCATTGCCCAGTCGGGACGGACGGTGGAGTGGGTCACGCCACTGGGTCTCCCCATCGTGCAGCCATACTATCGGTCCAGGCCCACTGTG ctgaatTGCGGCATGCAGAACTTGAGTGTGAAAAGCTCCAACAGCAACCA GAAGCCTGATACAGTGAAGCAGAAGAATGCCTTCCCACCCAACTTCATCCACTCCCTGGACTCCACACACATGATGCTCACAGCTCTGCACTGCTTCAG gCAGGGTCTGACCTTCGTGTCAGTCCACGATTGCTACTGGACTCACGCGCTCACCGTGGACATCATGAACCAG ATCTGTCGGCAGCAATTTGTGGCTCTGCACAGTGAGAAGATCCTGCAGGATCTGTCCAAGTTCATGCTGGAGAAGTACTGCAG CCCTGGCAGAGAGACTAGAGCCCTCTGGCAGAAGAAACTGATGGAGCAGCTGTCGAATGTCCCCAAGACAG
- the FGF22 gene encoding fibroblast growth factor 22 — protein sequence MPPRYAAMPRRAPPRRRRRAMHAGSRSSTAPDYNAHDAARAAWGGRRPPRSYGHLEGDVRCRRLFSATRFFLRIDGGGGVEGTRWRERPGSIVEIRSVRVGVVAIRAVHTGFYLAMNKQGRLYGSKEFSPNCKFTERIEENGYNTYASLRWRHRGRPMFLSLNSKGRPQRGGKMRRQHLSTHFLPMLVN from the exons ATGCCCCCGCGCTACGCCGCCATGCCGCGCCGCGCGCCCCCACGGCGCAGGCGCCGCGCGATGCACGCCGGGAGCCGGAGTTCCACCGCGCCGGACTACAACGCCCATGATGCAGCGCG cgctgcctgggGCGGCCGGCGGCCCCCCCGCAGCTACGGCCACCTGGAGGGCGACGTCCGCTGCCGGCGGCTCTTCTCCGCCACCCGCTTCTTCCTGCGCAtcgacggcggcggcggcgtggAGGGGACGCGCTGGAGGGAGCGGCCGGGCA GCATCGTCGAGATCCGGTCGGTGCGTGTCGGCGTCGTGGCCATCCGGGCGGTGCACACCGGCTTCTACCTGGCCATGAACAAGCAGGGAAGGCTCTACGGGTCG AAGGAGTTCAGCCCCAACTGCAAGTTCACGGAGCGCATCGAGGAGAACGGCTACAACACCTACGCGTCGCTGCGCTGGCGGCACCGGGGCCGCCCCATGTTCCTCTCGCTCAATAGCAAGGGCAGGCCACAGCGAGGGGGAAAGATGCGCCGGCAGCACCTCTCCACCCACTTCCTCCCCATGCTCGTCAACTGA
- the RNF126 gene encoding E3 ubiquitin-protein ligase RNF126 isoform X1 — MAEASPQPGRFFCHCCSAEIAPRLPDYICPRCESGFIEELPEEPRNADNETSSSTSTSDQSRHPFENVDQHLFTLPQGYGQFAFGIFDDSFEFPFGSSVQSEDNRDSENRREREHQSRHRYGARQPRARLATRRAAGRHEGVPTLEGIIQQLVNGIIAPTTIPNLGLGPWGVLHSNPMDYAWGANGLDAIITQLLNQFENTGPPPADKEKIQALPTVQIAQEHVDSGLECPVCKEDYTVGESVRQLPCNHLFHNSCIVPWLEQHDTCPVCRKSLSGQNTATNPPGLTGMNFSSSSSSSSSSSPSNENSSNNS; from the exons GACTATATTTGCCCACGGTGTGAATCTGGTTTTATTGAAGAACTTCCTGAAGAGCCAAG GAACGCTGACAATGAGACCAGCTCCTCTACGTCAACCAGTGATCAGAGCAGGCATCCTTTTGAG AACGTGGATCAGCACTTATTCACCTTGCCACAGGGCTACGGCCAGTTTGCCTTTGGGATCTTTGATGACAGCTTTGAGTTTCCATTCGGGTCCAGTGTGCAGTCGGAAGACAACAGGGACTCTGAGAACCGGAGGGAGCGAGAGCATCAGTCTCGGCATCGATATGGTGCGAGGCAGCCCCGAGCCCGCCTTGCCACACGCCGTGCCGCTGGCAGGCACGAGGGAGTTCCCACACTAGAAGG aaTTATCCAGCAGCTGGTCAATGGAATTATTGCACCTACAACAATACCAAACCTAGGACTAGGTCCTTG GGGAGTCTTGCATTCAAATCCAATGGACTACGCATGGGGTGCCAACGGCTTGGATGCAATTATTACACAG TTACTAAATCAGTTTGAAAACACTGGACCGCCGCCAGCAGACAAAGAAAAGATCCAGGCCCTCCCCACCGTACAGATTGCACAGGAACACGTAG ATTCTGGGTTAGAGTGTCCTGTGTGTAAAGAAGACTATACAGTCGGTGAAAGTGTCCGACAGTTACCTTGCAATCACCTATTCCACAACAGCTGTATAGTCCCTTGGCTGGAACAG CATGACACGTGTCCTGTGTGCCGGAAAAGCTTAAGTGGACAGAACACTGCCACAAACCCCCCAGGACTCACGGGGATGAActtctcatcctcctcctcctcctcttcctccagctcaccAAGTAATGAAAACTCATCGAACAACTCATGA
- the RNF126 gene encoding E3 ubiquitin-protein ligase RNF126 isoform X2 codes for MAEASPQPGRFFCHCCSAEIAPRLPDYICPRCESGFIEELPEEPRNADNETSSSTSTSDQSRHPFENVDQHLFTLPQGYGQFAFGIFDDSFEFPFGSSVQSEDNRDSENRREREHQSRHRYGARIIQQLVNGIIAPTTIPNLGLGPWGVLHSNPMDYAWGANGLDAIITQLLNQFENTGPPPADKEKIQALPTVQIAQEHVDSGLECPVCKEDYTVGESVRQLPCNHLFHNSCIVPWLEQHDTCPVCRKSLSGQNTATNPPGLTGMNFSSSSSSSSSSSPSNENSSNNS; via the exons GACTATATTTGCCCACGGTGTGAATCTGGTTTTATTGAAGAACTTCCTGAAGAGCCAAG GAACGCTGACAATGAGACCAGCTCCTCTACGTCAACCAGTGATCAGAGCAGGCATCCTTTTGAG AACGTGGATCAGCACTTATTCACCTTGCCACAGGGCTACGGCCAGTTTGCCTTTGGGATCTTTGATGACAGCTTTGAGTTTCCATTCGGGTCCAGTGTGCAGTCGGAAGACAACAGGGACTCTGAGAACCGGAGGGAGCGAGAGCATCAGTCTCGGCATCGATATGGTGCGAG aaTTATCCAGCAGCTGGTCAATGGAATTATTGCACCTACAACAATACCAAACCTAGGACTAGGTCCTTG GGGAGTCTTGCATTCAAATCCAATGGACTACGCATGGGGTGCCAACGGCTTGGATGCAATTATTACACAG TTACTAAATCAGTTTGAAAACACTGGACCGCCGCCAGCAGACAAAGAAAAGATCCAGGCCCTCCCCACCGTACAGATTGCACAGGAACACGTAG ATTCTGGGTTAGAGTGTCCTGTGTGTAAAGAAGACTATACAGTCGGTGAAAGTGTCCGACAGTTACCTTGCAATCACCTATTCCACAACAGCTGTATAGTCCCTTGGCTGGAACAG CATGACACGTGTCCTGTGTGCCGGAAAAGCTTAAGTGGACAGAACACTGCCACAAACCCCCCAGGACTCACGGGGATGAActtctcatcctcctcctcctcctcttcctccagctcaccAAGTAATGAAAACTCATCGAACAACTCATGA